In Elaeis guineensis isolate ETL-2024a chromosome 1, EG11, whole genome shotgun sequence, a genomic segment contains:
- the LOC105061273 gene encoding IRK-interacting protein, whose translation MASSAAPQGQGIHGHDIQAAMAKAVELRALHAALLQGASGSPAVLRLPPGASPSISRGSNQFSAEDYPVFTPSYEEEPLSGYHYIRPENRSLSEIWRRIMLEGESKDDEAISSDNKSVNRFSSSNSEQHICSTNNHFSNRGSCINHVSLLQIAPAADILKSSSRRTSSGEFKTVTTCNTCKPATINREPESNHKNHKNVASTAPEPDTQPSTQLPTKQRGPILSWLFPKSKKKPKSEVFANTIESEDMSQLLKDWGFFSLESLKKELLEANQNRDAALAEVAEMKSSLGELGQKLLSLEAYCEELKKALKQAVQMKNCQVLDHPNLPKRTKSISGSRDNLMPVSHEVMVEGFLQVVSEARLSVKQFCKTLIHQIEETDSELMEKLNLLLLSHHITLSNRYSKGVLYHLEALVNQSLYQDFENCVFRKNGSPKFLDPQQDRQENFSAFVALRNLSWNEVLHKGTKYYSEEFSKFCDQKMSCIVSILNWSKPWPEQLLQSFFVAAKCIWLLHLLAFSFSPPLAILRVEDNSSFNPFYMEDVLFDRHRVQAPAQVKIMVMPGFYVQDRVLRCRVLCRYRSVA comes from the exons ATGGCTTCTTCCGCGGCTCCGCAGGGGCAGGGGATCCACGGGCATGACATCCAGGCGGCCATGGCCAAGGCCGTCGAGCTGAGGGCCCTCCACGCGGCGCTGCTCCAGGGTGCCAGTGGCAGCCCCGCCGTCCTGAGGCTTCCGCCCGGCGCTTCCCCTTCTATTTCCAGGGGTTCCAATCAATTTTCCGCCGAGGATTACCCCGTCTTCACGCCG AGTTATGAAGAGGAACCTTTATCTGGATATCACTATATTCGTCCAGAGAACCGAAGCTTATCAGAAATCTGGCGCAGAATCATGCTGGAAGGAGAAAGCAAAGATGATGAAGCCATTTCCTCTGATAATAAAAGTGTTAATAGATTTTCTTCTTCAAACAGTGAACAACATATTTGCTCTACAAATAACCATTTCTCCAACAGAGGGTCATGTATCAACCACGTGTCTCTTCTGCAAAttgctccagcagctgatatccTTAAATCTTCGAGCAGGAGAACCAGTTCAGGAGAATTCAAAACTGTAACAACATGCAATACATGCAAGCCTGCAACTATCAATAGGGAAcctgaaagtaatcacaaaaatcATAAGAATGTGGCTAGCACAGCACCAGAGCCTGATACACAGCCATCCACACAGTTACCTACAAAGCAGAGAGGGCCAATACTATCATGGTTGTTTCCCAAATCAAAGAAGAAACCCAAGTCAGAGGTGTTCGCAAACACAATAGAATCCGAGGACATGTCACAACTTTTAAAAGACTGGGGttttttttctcttgagtcaTTGAAGAAGGAGCTGCTTGAGGCTAATCAGAACCGGGATGCTGCATTGGCAGAAGTTGCAGAGATGAAATCCTCCTTAGGAGAACTGGGACAGAAGCTACTGAGCTTAGAAGCATACTGTGAAGAGCTGAAGAAGGCTCTAAAACAGGCAGTGCAAATGAAGAACTGTCAGGTTCTGGACCACCCAAATTTGCCGAAGAGAACAAAATCCATCAGTGGCAGCAGAGACAATTTAATGCCTGTCAGCCATGAAGTAATGGTAGAAGGTTTCTTACAGGTAGTGTCAGAAGCAAGGCTCTCTGTAAAACAATTCTGCAAGACACTCATCCACCAGATTGAAGAAACTGATAGTGAACTGATGGAGAAGCTGAATTTGCTCCTCCTATCACATCATATCACATTGAGCAACAGGTACTCAAAAGGAGTACTGTATCATTTGGAAGCTCTTGTAAACCAATCTCTGTATCAGGACTTCGAGAACTGTGTGTTCCGGAAGAATGGATCACCAAAGTTTCTGGATCCCCAGCAGGATCGCCAGGAGAACTTCTCAGCTTTCGTTGCGCTGCGGAACTTGAGCTGGAATGAGGTATTGCACAAAGGAACTAAGTACTACAGTGAAGAATTCAGCaaattttgtgatcaaaaaatgAGTTGCATTGTTTCTATATTGAATTGGTCAAAACCATGGCCTGAACAGCTCCTCCAGTCATTCTTTGTTGCTGCCAAGTGCATTTGGTTGCTCCATCTCCTGGCTTTCTCCTTCAGCCCACCACTGGCGATCTTGCGGGTTGAGGATAACAGCAGTTTCAATCCCTTCTATATGGAGGATGTCCTCTTTGACCGCCACAGAGTGCAAGCTCCAGCCCAAGTCAAGATCATGGTAATGCCAGGATTCTATGTTCAAGATAGAGTGCTCAGATGTAGAGTTCTGTGCAGGTACCGATCTGTAGCATAA